One region of Verrucomicrobiia bacterium genomic DNA includes:
- a CDS encoding prepilin-type N-terminal cleavage/methylation domain-containing protein: MKNRMRTLVSRRMGSARSGFTLIELLVVIAIIAILAAMLLPALSRAKLKAKDINCVSNLKQLSVAYALYVGDYNKSFQYTANQNLWMAILMSYHAQVEAVRACPTASLPTTRTDFSAQYTYGAADQMWKWAPTATNYQGSYAFNGWLYSGTYSTDRTFGTPLSWRYGAESAIRSSATTPLFADAMWIDAWPKATEGPAKDLYKGNADTDMGRISLARHGGASPGSAPRSLTSSANLPGAINIAFVDGHAQVVKLRDLWTLNWNAGWVPPANIASPK; this comes from the coding sequence ATGAAAAACAGGATGCGAACGCTGGTCTCAAGGCGAATGGGTTCGGCCCGAAGCGGCTTCACACTGATTGAGTTGCTTGTGGTGATCGCGATCATTGCGATCCTCGCGGCGATGCTGCTGCCGGCGTTGTCGCGCGCCAAGCTCAAGGCCAAGGACATCAATTGTGTCAGCAACCTGAAGCAGCTGTCGGTGGCCTACGCGCTCTACGTCGGCGATTACAACAAGTCATTCCAATACACCGCCAACCAGAACCTGTGGATGGCGATCCTGATGTCCTACCACGCGCAGGTCGAAGCCGTTCGGGCGTGCCCCACGGCATCCCTGCCGACCACGCGCACGGATTTCAGCGCGCAGTACACGTATGGGGCGGCCGACCAGATGTGGAAGTGGGCTCCCACCGCAACGAATTACCAGGGCAGTTATGCATTCAATGGCTGGCTTTACAGCGGCACGTATTCGACTGATCGCACGTTCGGCACGCCGCTCTCATGGCGATACGGTGCAGAGAGTGCGATTCGCAGTTCGGCGACGACACCCTTGTTCGCTGATGCCATGTGGATCGATGCATGGCCGAAGGCAACGGAAGGGCCGGCGAAGGACCTGTACAAGGGCAACGCGGACACCGACATGGGCCGCATTTCACTCGCGCGCCACGGCGGCGCATCGCCAGGTTCAGCACCTCGAAGCCTGACATCGAGTGCGAATCTGCCTGGCGCCATCAACATCGCATTCGTCGACGGACATGCGCAGGTGGTCAAGTTGAGGGATTTATGGACGTTGAACTGGAATGCGGGTTGGGTGCCGCCAGCCAACATTGCGAGTCCGAAGTGA
- a CDS encoding Ig-like domain-containing protein — protein MKMTGCKTLAILLATLCGTGGAAAGTFKHITIDGSFGDWAGVPLAHTQEQGNTETIAYKDIYVANDENYLYIRFTIYGSGDPFTFLQNIFVDSDNNPGTGFNAGGYVGSEMLIQGGAGYQEKNGAFNEGGIAGLDWQAAPAAPGSEFEVRISRNATYVTDGVPVFAAETIAFVLESDNASFVNVEWAPKVAGGLPYTFEAPPSVLTENLALVTLGGTSWQVNASGTDLGTNWLEQAYDDSQAPWTAGMGLFGFTPSPGSYPAIQTPLPAGANTYYFRTHFNWNHETANVAFVVTNYLSDGAVYYLNGTEVRRVRMPAGNITHATAATGTNNPAGSPQITGFSGGPLIIGDNILEVEVHQAAGSAADMVFGMSLTASVSYPIIIVDTNRPANQTVVGGQPVTFSADILASGPLAYQWLRNGNPINGATNAIFTIPMVLTNDAGTYSLRIENAISTNTTRAATLTVTSTPVVFTNPGLPADAVVLEGRTATFGVAASGSALVQYQWYRGATALAGETNATFVIASANLTNAGNYHVVVSNPAGATNSRTALLTVLADTLAPSITDIAAAASQVVITFAEPLDAATAANAAFYTLSGGAGVSSAVVNPGDATQVILTTSAPLTLGTLYSVTVNGVEDRFGNTVNTMASFTRGITIDGSFGDWEGVTPIYSGPEGMDGAADFKEIYMFDDADFYYFRVTLWHDIPASAGQFPAYVNMFFNTDADPNTGYSAIGSELLIQSGFSYQQKNGGFNEGAINGLNWLSLPAAPGTDFEFRFSKDATFASDGTPVFPTNTITFLFQGMTPGFVAVNMAPWDGGVLTYVDGAPVTVPALPLGGLAIARVPGGNTAVIWESNGALQSASSLNSGSWTNVPAATNPLIVPASDAVRFFRLAQ, from the coding sequence ATGAAAATGACTGGATGCAAAACGCTGGCGATCCTGCTGGCCACGCTCTGCGGAACTGGCGGCGCGGCTGCCGGCACGTTCAAACACATCACCATCGACGGTTCATTCGGAGACTGGGCCGGCGTGCCGCTCGCGCACACGCAGGAGCAGGGCAACACTGAGACGATCGCCTACAAGGATATCTACGTCGCCAACGACGAGAATTATCTCTACATCCGTTTCACTATTTACGGTTCGGGTGACCCGTTCACGTTCCTTCAAAACATTTTCGTCGATTCCGACAACAATCCCGGCACCGGTTTCAACGCGGGCGGCTATGTGGGATCCGAAATGCTCATTCAGGGCGGCGCAGGGTACCAGGAAAAGAACGGCGCGTTTAACGAGGGAGGGATCGCCGGCCTGGACTGGCAGGCCGCCCCAGCCGCGCCTGGCAGCGAATTTGAAGTGCGCATCTCGCGCAACGCCACCTACGTCACGGACGGCGTTCCTGTGTTCGCGGCAGAAACCATCGCGTTCGTGCTGGAATCCGATAATGCCAGCTTTGTGAATGTTGAATGGGCGCCGAAAGTTGCGGGTGGGCTGCCCTACACGTTTGAGGCTCCGCCATCGGTTCTCACCGAAAACCTTGCGCTGGTCACTCTGGGCGGAACCTCATGGCAGGTGAATGCGTCCGGCACCGACCTGGGCACCAACTGGCTGGAACAGGCATACGATGATTCGCAGGCGCCGTGGACCGCGGGCATGGGGTTGTTCGGTTTTACTCCAAGCCCGGGCAGTTACCCAGCCATCCAGACGCCGCTCCCGGCTGGCGCGAACACCTATTATTTTCGCACGCATTTCAACTGGAACCACGAGACCGCGAATGTCGCGTTTGTGGTGACGAATTACCTGAGCGACGGGGCTGTGTATTATCTCAACGGCACCGAAGTCCGCCGTGTTCGCATGCCAGCGGGGAACATCACCCACGCCACCGCGGCCACGGGAACAAATAACCCGGCCGGCAGCCCGCAGATCACGGGGTTCTCGGGCGGGCCGCTCATCATTGGCGATAACATTCTCGAGGTCGAAGTGCATCAGGCTGCGGGCAGCGCGGCAGACATGGTCTTTGGGATGTCGCTGACAGCTTCTGTTTCGTACCCCATCATCATCGTCGATACGAATCGGCCCGCAAACCAGACCGTGGTGGGCGGCCAGCCCGTGACATTCAGTGCGGACATCCTGGCAAGCGGCCCGTTGGCATATCAATGGCTCAGAAACGGCAATCCGATCAATGGTGCCACGAATGCGATATTCACCATTCCGATGGTGCTTACCAACGATGCGGGAACTTATTCACTGCGAATTGAGAATGCCATTTCGACCAATACAACGCGCGCGGCGACGCTCACAGTGACGAGCACGCCAGTTGTGTTTACGAATCCCGGACTGCCCGCTGACGCCGTGGTCCTGGAAGGGCGAACCGCCACGTTCGGCGTTGCCGCATCGGGTTCTGCGCTCGTGCAGTATCAATGGTATCGCGGCGCAACCGCCCTGGCGGGTGAGACGAACGCCACGTTTGTCATCGCTTCTGCAAACCTGACGAACGCGGGAAATTATCATGTCGTTGTCAGCAACCCCGCTGGCGCAACGAACAGCAGGACTGCACTTCTCACAGTGCTCGCGGACACGCTGGCACCTTCCATCACGGACATCGCCGCGGCCGCCAGCCAGGTGGTGATTACGTTTGCGGAACCGCTGGATGCAGCGACGGCCGCCAACGCCGCCTTTTACACGCTGAGCGGCGGAGCGGGAGTTTCCAGCGCCGTCGTCAACCCAGGCGATGCGACGCAGGTGATCCTGACCACAAGCGCCCCCTTGACTCTCGGGACACTCTATTCCGTGACGGTGAACGGGGTGGAGGATCGCTTTGGAAATACTGTGAACACGATGGCGTCCTTCACGCGCGGCATCACGATCGATGGCAGCTTTGGCGACTGGGAAGGCGTCACGCCGATCTACAGCGGGCCCGAAGGAATGGACGGCGCGGCCGACTTCAAGGAAATCTACATGTTTGACGACGCGGATTTCTATTACTTCCGAGTCACTCTCTGGCATGACATTCCTGCATCGGCGGGCCAGTTCCCGGCCTACGTGAACATGTTTTTCAACACCGATGCGGATCCGAATACCGGTTATTCGGCGATCGGCTCCGAGCTCCTCATCCAGAGCGGATTCAGCTATCAGCAGAAGAATGGCGGGTTCAATGAGGGCGCCATCAATGGACTCAACTGGCTGAGCCTTCCTGCAGCGCCTGGAACGGACTTTGAATTCCGCTTCTCGAAGGACGCGACCTTTGCTTCCGACGGAACGCCTGTGTTCCCGACGAACACCATCACGTTCCTGTTCCAGGGAATGACGCCCGGATTCGTCGCAGTGAACATGGCGCCGTGGGATGGCGGAGTTCTGACATATGTGGACGGCGCGCCGGTGACGGTTCCGGCCCTGCCGCTGGGCGGGCTCGCGATTGCGCGGGTTCCCGGTGGCAACACCGCCGTCATTTGGGAATCCAATGGCGCTCTACAGTCAGCCTCTTCACTCAACTCGGGGTCATGGACGAATGTCCCGGCCGCGACGAACCCGCTGATCGTCCCTGCATCCGACGCCGTGCGATTCTTCCGGCTGGCGCAATGA
- a CDS encoding LacI family DNA-binding transcriptional regulator — MVTQAQIARKLGVSRQLVTFALSGYPQISQESRERILAAAREMGYRPNPYARALKKGRSGIIGLWIPDQISTHYTHVSRELNRLVKAARHELIVSEVSIAKDQQMLSHVPMDGIIVVDAPDQADIYRKSPSGSRVPIISMGVNCIPSADAVQVDLLAGTLEVMEHLLSSGYRRIAHATFVRGNAPAASRRAGYVKAMQKAGLKPEFIYYPLTEQQRPIVRQLIQDYVRDNGRPDAIFCHSDDVALGIYRGLCDMGVRVPGQVALVGCDGIQDTEYLETPLTTLVQPVAAMCATGWQFLMERMDSATALKPQKTVLKPKLVIRESSLRASALSVVAQS; from the coding sequence ATGGTTACCCAGGCACAGATCGCGCGAAAACTTGGTGTATCGCGTCAGTTAGTCACCTTCGCTCTCTCGGGGTACCCTCAGATTTCGCAGGAATCGCGCGAACGAATCCTGGCTGCCGCGCGGGAAATGGGTTATCGGCCGAATCCCTACGCGCGCGCGCTCAAGAAGGGCCGCAGCGGAATCATCGGCCTCTGGATTCCCGACCAGATCTCAACGCATTACACACACGTCTCCCGTGAATTGAACCGCCTGGTCAAAGCGGCGCGGCACGAATTGATCGTGAGCGAAGTCAGCATCGCGAAGGATCAGCAGATGCTCTCGCACGTGCCGATGGATGGCATTATCGTCGTGGACGCGCCCGATCAGGCGGACATTTATCGCAAGTCCCCCTCGGGATCGCGCGTGCCGATCATCAGCATGGGCGTGAACTGCATCCCCAGCGCAGACGCCGTCCAGGTGGATCTGCTGGCGGGCACCCTTGAGGTGATGGAGCATCTCCTCAGTTCCGGATACCGCCGCATTGCGCACGCGACATTCGTGCGCGGAAATGCACCCGCTGCATCGAGGCGCGCCGGCTATGTCAAAGCCATGCAGAAGGCCGGTTTGAAACCTGAGTTCATTTATTACCCGCTCACGGAACAACAACGGCCCATCGTTCGTCAGTTGATTCAGGATTACGTGCGGGACAATGGGAGACCGGACGCGATCTTTTGCCATTCCGATGACGTCGCGCTGGGAATCTATCGCGGGCTCTGCGACATGGGCGTGCGCGTTCCTGGCCAGGTGGCGCTCGTGGGATGCGACGGCATCCAGGACACGGAATACCTGGAGACGCCGCTGACCACCCTTGTTCAACCGGTGGCGGCGATGTGCGCCACGGGGTGGCAGTTCCTGATGGAACGAATGGATTCGGCAACCGCCCTCAAGCCGCAGAAAACCGTGCTGAAACCGAAGCTGGTGATTCGGGAATCCTCGTTGCGCGCGAGCGCACTTTCCGTCGTGGCGCAGTCCTGA
- a CDS encoding dienelactone hydrolase family protein: MKFHSLLLLVLMIGCASPNANPPQPGAVTSGKVSWSATKKGELQYLQYVPKDYDADPERQWPILLFLHGAGERGTNVQRVAVHGPLKLVNEGRHFPFIIIAPQCPAGEYWQTEGVLKLLDDASERFRVDRSRVYLAGLSMGGYGTWKFLMAHPERLAAAVPICGGGERIDLLGLKTEEQRTALRNLPVRAYHGARDPVVPLAESERAVEFLKRYGCTNVTLTVYPEAEHDSWTQTFANPELYEWLLKQRR, from the coding sequence ATGAAATTCCATTCGCTATTGCTCCTGGTTCTCATGATTGGATGCGCCAGCCCGAACGCGAACCCGCCACAACCGGGGGCGGTGACTTCAGGCAAGGTCTCGTGGAGCGCAACAAAAAAGGGCGAGCTCCAGTATCTGCAATATGTTCCGAAAGATTACGACGCCGATCCCGAGCGCCAGTGGCCAATTCTACTGTTTCTTCACGGCGCGGGAGAGCGGGGAACCAATGTGCAAAGGGTGGCAGTTCACGGGCCGTTGAAACTCGTGAATGAAGGCCGTCACTTCCCTTTCATCATCATCGCCCCGCAATGTCCGGCGGGCGAATATTGGCAGACGGAGGGCGTATTGAAACTGCTGGACGATGCGTCGGAACGATTCCGGGTGGATCGTTCGCGCGTCTACCTGGCGGGCTTGAGCATGGGAGGCTACGGCACTTGGAAATTTCTGATGGCGCATCCTGAGCGCCTTGCGGCGGCGGTTCCCATTTGCGGAGGCGGCGAGCGCATCGACCTGCTGGGATTGAAGACGGAGGAACAACGCACCGCGCTGCGAAATCTTCCTGTGCGCGCTTATCATGGAGCGCGGGATCCCGTTGTCCCGCTCGCGGAATCGGAGCGCGCTGTTGAGTTCCTAAAACGCTACGGCTGCACGAACGTCACGCTGACAGTCTACCCCGAAGCCGAACACGATTCGTGGACGCAGACGTTCGCAAATCCGGAATTGTATGAGTGGCTGCTGAAACAACGTCGTTGA